The genomic DNA ATCTATTTGAGTGGGTATCGCCATTAGATATATTTCTCAATTCTGTAAATTTAATTTTGATTTTATTAGTCCCCTCTTCCTTAGCTTTAAAAAGTAACGAGAAAAAAATATTTATCTCTTTTTCACTAAAATTTCGAAGAGGTATTTTATTTATATCGCTATGATATTTAACCAATTTTGCCATACTTAGTCACATCCAATTTTTTTATTTATATTAAAAGTATAATACAAAAGATGGCACATAGCAAATTAATGCCACATTTAACTGACATCATGCCATCTAATAACTGACATCATGCCATCTAATAACTGACATCATGCCATCTAATGACTGACATCATGCCATCTAATGAAGTGTTCGGATTTGTTTTAGCCCTTTTTTACCAATGGGTACAGACGTTCGGTTTTTGCCTAAAAGGTCTTTAAAAGATTAATTAAAAGATTCTTCTAAAAGAAAGGATAGAATATTTTTAAAATTTACTGACATTATGCCATCTTTTAATAAAAATCTCTATAAGAGATAAACACATAAATATTTATATAAAGTTCTTATTTTAGATCTAAAATCTTTTTTAAAGTGTCAAATTTTTGATTTAAGAGGCTACCAAACGATTTCAAGTGTATTTACATAGCTAAACATTGAAAATCGCTTAAAATCAAAATTAAAGAGGTAAGAAATATCAAAATTTAAAGTATAATATTAATATTAAGAAAAGTTAGAAATCTTGAATTATGGAGGTATTTTTATGAAAAAAATATTATTAACTTTTTTACTGTTTGGAACTCTGGTATTTGGAGAAACATTAGTTGGAAAAGTAATTAAAGTTTACGATGGAGATACTATGACTATGTTGGTAGATGGAGAAAAAGAAAAGATTAGATTTTATGGGGTTGACTCTCCTGAAAGAAATCAAAGTTATGGGATTGAATCCAGGGATTTTGTTAGAAGTAAAATTATGGATAAAAAAGTGAAAGTAAAAATAGTAGATACCGACAGGTATGGAAGAAAGATAGGGAAGATCTATTATGACAACAATAGATATCTAAACCTTGAATGCGTAAGAACAGGTAACGCTTGGTGGTATGAATATTATGCCAGTAATGAAGAAGACTTGAAATCAGCACAAGAACAGACCAAAAGCTCAAGGAAGGGGCTGTGGAGGGAGAAGAATCCTGTGAATCCATATGAGTGGAGGAAGAAAAATTAAAAAAGTAGAGAATTTTTTTTCTCTACTTTTTTTAGTTCTAAGAATTATGTTTTGATGGGTACACGGATTAGGTCTAATAAATTCTTTGATTTTCACTGATTATTTCTATCTGTGATAATCCATTTAAATCAGATCGGATCCGCGTTCTATGGTTTTTTTATGATTATAAATTATATTCCAATTTGAAATTATTGAGTTCATCTTCTGTTTGGATTTTGTGGAGAATTTGGTGCAGGTTATCAAATTCTTTTACATTTGAGATAAATTTTATTAGTTTTGAAAATAACCTCACCTTTTCAGCTTCAAAATCTGTTTTATAGGCTCTAATTTCGCAATTTTGAGGTTTTTTACACTTAAGAGGTGTTGTGGTTCTATTTTGGCACTTCAACCCCTTAAAACCGATATAAGAGCTCCAAGTGAAATCTAATCTGAAAACTGATTTACCTTTTTTTATTTTTTCTACTTTCAATCCCTTATAAAATCTAGAAAGTTCTTTGATTATAGGCTGTAAAACTCTCTGATCTATTTTGCTGATAGAATAACTGTCCGGGATTCCAAGAAGATGTTTAAACTTATCTAAATAAATTTTGAAAAAAACAGACTTTTTAAACTGCTGGAGAAGGCGAAACATATTTTTCGCATAGACTCCCTTTACAGAATTCAGATCTTTAAGTCTGAAAAATGTAAAAGGATCATCTTTGGTTTTTGGAAACCAGCCTATATTCGGATTGATTTTTATGGTCAGGGTTGAATTTGTTTTATCAAAAGACAGGTCGGTAAAGACACAGGAGATTGATTGAGTCTGATAATTTTCAAATTCACTGTTCACATTCATTAATTTTCTGAAGGTGCTTTCAATGGATTTTGCAAATCTATCGCAATGATATTCACCACAAGAAAGGTTTCTTAGTTCATTACAGGACATAGTGACCTTTAGGGAATTTAAATTTTGTGCTTTGAAAAGGATCGCAAAGAAGATATTTATTTCCTTTGCTGTTAAACCCTTTAAAGAGATGTTGTTGATGTCGTTAGAAAATTTTACAACTGTCATAAGATACCTCCTCAGTAATTAAAACTAATGATAAGTAAGCATAAAAATCAAATATTAAATTTTTTTAATTTTTCATTAGGAATATGAGTATAATCTTAAAAGAAATAAAAAGCAAGTAATGAGTTGATAAAATTGGAAATTTGGGTCATTATCTATGGGTTTTTGGGTCATTGTTTATGGAAATTTGGGTCATTATGTGTGGGTTTTTGGGTCTACATGTTGACTGTAGACCAATAGTAAGTAAAGCTAGAACAAAGGTAAAAGCTTTTAAAAGTATTTAAAATATATTAAAAACGTGAGCTTTGTAAAACAAGTAAGAAGTAAAAAGTAAGATGTAAGAGGTTAAAGGTAATGAATATAGGGGGTAGAGATGGAAACATAGATCAATATTATAGTTATTAAGGGATGGTAAGATAAAGGTAAGTAGTAAGTAGTAAGTAGTAAGTAGTAAGTAGTACCCGTAAAGGGCATCATCAAAATGCTAATAGTTTACTCTGTAAACGTAGAATTTTGGGATAAGCAGTAAGGGGGATATCTGTAGATTTTTGAGAGAGAAAAAATCTTATTGAAAAATTTTTTAGGATTTTTTTAAGTTATTTTCCTTAATGAATTGTATATAAATTATGGCGAAGGAATAAAATACGTTGAAAAGGGAGTAGATAAGGAATATACTAGAAGTAATAAAGATAGATAGAAGTATAGAATAGTTAGTAGACATGGTGAAACTGTACTTAAAGAAACATAAACAACTCAATTAGAAGGGGAAAGTTTATAAAGAATAAGCCTATATCTTAAAATTTGATTAAAGTGGAGAAAGTATGGAAAAAATAAATTATATAGAACTAGAAAAAATAATAGAAAATATAGATGAGGTATATGCCCACAGAAAAGAGTTAGATGGAGAAATAATCTATGAGAGTCTTTTGGAACACTCAGAAACAGTAAAAAAAAACTTAAAGATGTTAATAGAAAAGAAAAATTTAAATATTGTCATAGATAATTTAGGAAAAAAATTCTTTGAAAATAAAGCAGATATAGTTCTTTGGAAAAATTTACTTTTCAATGGAATCTATCTCCATGACTTAGGAAAGATAAATATTAATTTTCAGGCAGAAAAGATGAAAAATTTAAAAAGTAAACTCAGTAATGATATACCTACATCAAATCATTCGTTATTTTCTGCATATCTCTATATTGAAACTATGCTGGAGAACTTTTTTCCAGGGGATGATGTAGAAGATATAGAGGATGAAATGCTTTATTTCTTGGTATTAAATGCTTACATAATATCTAAGCATCATGGATCACTGGATAGTTTTTGTGAGTTTGTAGAGGGAAGTTTAGGAAATGTTGATGAAGAAAAGATATCTAAACTACTTTTTAACTTTAAAGGGATGGTTCAAATAGAGGATATAGAAGATGATTTAACTCTTGAGTCGGTTGGGAGTATGGAACACTATATATATGCCAAATTATTATTTTCAATGTTGGTAGTTTCTGATATTTATGGAACAAAGGAATATATGGAAGACAAAGAAGTGGGTGATATAGGAGTCTTAAAAAAAGAAGATAGTCTTTTTGAAAAGATAAGAGATCCAGAAAGTGGTTCGGTTTTTTGTAATATAAAAAAATACAAGGATTTTTTAGGGGGTAAAGGATGTAATCCATTTGATAAAAATTCTATAAACATATTGAGAAGTGAGATGTTTTTAGAAGCTGAAAAAAATCTATTGGAAGGAATAAAAAATAACATATTTTATCTGGAAGCACCTACGGGATCAGGGAAAACTATTACTTCATTGAACTTAGCCTATAGGATAACAGATGAGATAGAGGAGATAAATAAGATATTTTATATATTTCCATTTAATACTCTGGTGGAACAGACGAAGGATTCTATTGAAGATGTATTGGGAAAGGATATAATAGAGGGAAAAATGGGAGTAATAAATTCATTGACACCGTTAGAGGTAGAGGAGGATAAGGGGGAAGTTCCTGATTATGATAAGGGAGTAACAGACAGGGAATTTATTCATTATCCTTTGGTTTTGACCTCCCATGTAAATTTCTTTAAATATTTATTTGGGGTGAATAAAAAAGATAACTATCCATTGTTACATCTG from Fusobacteria bacterium ZRK30 includes the following:
- the cas3 gene encoding CRISPR-associated helicase Cas3' — its product is MEKINYIELEKIIENIDEVYAHRKELDGEIIYESLLEHSETVKKNLKMLIEKKNLNIVIDNLGKKFFENKADIVLWKNLLFNGIYLHDLGKININFQAEKMKNLKSKLSNDIPTSNHSLFSAYLYIETMLENFFPGDDVEDIEDEMLYFLVLNAYIISKHHGSLDSFCEFVEGSLGNVDEEKISKLLFNFKGMVQIEDIEDDLTLESVGSMEHYIYAKLLFSMLVVSDIYGTKEYMEDKEVGDIGVLKKEDSLFEKIRDPESGSVFCNIKKYKDFLGGKGCNPFDKNSINILRSEMFLEAEKNLLEGIKNNIFYLEAPTGSGKTITSLNLAYRITDEIEEINKIFYIFPFNTLVEQTKDSIEDVLGKDIIEGKMGVINSLTPLEVEEDKGEVPDYDKGVTDREFIHYPLVLTSHVNFFKYLFGVNKKDNYPLLHLANSVVIMDEIQSYKNKIWREIIQFLHKYGELLNIKIIIMSATLPKLSYLASNERYKHLIEDRDKYFKAPIFKDRVQLDFSLLDLDKEEIFSKLMEKIKEYPKDMILIEFLSKKKAFEFYTLVKECCIKSELLTGDDSRGERKRIIDKTKKLEKVPKDKREEGMVLISTQVIEAGVDIDMDIGFKDISLFDSEEQFMGRVNRSCKKTGKVYFFDLTSAQRIYKEDERRNNSLTLACEENRELLKKKDFQGYYTKVMERLELRNEFLEDLLEDLDFKKISKEMKLINEQNKYQIFINREIEVEKNGCKIRLNGLDVWNEFLDILKINKNNYSERKVRLSQVMEKMNEFIYELYNMPGNYADEKAGIFFIEDGEDYFTEGKLDRERLEIKKEFDFIV
- a CDS encoding thermonuclease family protein; protein product: MKKILLTFLLFGTLVFGETLVGKVIKVYDGDTMTMLVDGEKEKIRFYGVDSPERNQSYGIESRDFVRSKIMDKKVKVKIVDTDRYGRKIGKIYYDNNRYLNLECVRTGNAWWYEYYASNEEDLKSAQEQTKSSRKGLWREKNPVNPYEWRKKN
- a CDS encoding replication initiation protein — protein: MTVVKFSNDINNISLKGLTAKEINIFFAILFKAQNLNSLKVTMSCNELRNLSCGEYHCDRFAKSIESTFRKLMNVNSEFENYQTQSISCVFTDLSFDKTNSTLTIKINPNIGWFPKTKDDPFTFFRLKDLNSVKGVYAKNMFRLLQQFKKSVFFKIYLDKFKHLLGIPDSYSISKIDQRVLQPIIKELSRFYKGLKVEKIKKGKSVFRLDFTWSSYIGFKGLKCQNRTTTPLKCKKPQNCEIRAYKTDFEAEKVRLFSKLIKFISNVKEFDNLHQILHKIQTEDELNNFKLEYNL